The following proteins come from a genomic window of Populus nigra chromosome 6, ddPopNigr1.1, whole genome shotgun sequence:
- the LOC133695694 gene encoding myb-related protein 305: MSLGVMAGQLRWGGLIEEGWRKGPWTAEEDRLLVEYVRLHGEGRWNSVARLAGLKRNGKSCRLRWVNYLRPDLKRGQITPHEERIIVELHARWGNRWSTIARSLPGRTDNEIKNYWRTHFKKKAKLSPDNSDKARTHLLKRQQFQQQQQQLQQQQQQIQHQQLLQLNQLDMKMIMSLLDENENKAPHTPQMRQEMAPHAVYPNTTEEHGLLYNMFNASVPEASNEDILWDGLWNLDDVHGNFGVACAPSRASMHNLVSPFC, from the exons ATGTCTTTGGGAGTGATGGCAGGGCAGTTGCGCTGGGGTGGTCTCATTGAAGAGGGCTGGAGGAAAGGACCCTGGACTGCTGAAGAAGACAGGTTGCTTGTTGAATATGTAAGGCTGCATGGTGAAGGACGATGGAACTCTGTAGCTAGGCTTGCAG GGTTGAAAAGGAATGGAAAGAGCTGCAGATTGAGGTGGGTGAATTACTTGAGGCCAGACCTAAAGAGGGGGCAGATAACCCCACATGAAGAGAGAATTATTGTGGAGCTGCATGCTAGGTGGGGGAACAG gtgGTCCACAATTGCTAGAAGCTTGCCAGGGAGAACTGATAATGAGATCAAAAACTACTGGAGGACCCATTTCAAGAAGAAGGCCAAACTCTCTCCAGATAACTCAGACAAGGCAAGGACTCATCTCTTAAAGAGGCAACAatttcagcagcagcagcagcagctacagcaacaacagcaacaaatcCAACATCAACAACTACTGCAGCTAAATCAATTGGACATGAAAATGATCATGTCCTTGCTCGATGAAAACGAAAACAAAGCACCACATACCCCCCAAATGAGGCAGGAAATGGCACCTCATGCCGTATACCCCAACACAACCGAGGAGCATGGCTTGCTATATAACATGTTCAATGCATCAGTGCCTGAGGCCTCGAACGAGGACATACTCTGGGATGGCTTGTGGAACCTGGATGATGTCCATGGCAATTTTGGTGTGGCATGTGCACCAAGCAGAGCTAGCATGCACAATTTGGTGTCACCTTTTTGCTAA
- the LOC133695879 gene encoding membrane protein PM19L, with translation MALTVGRNIAAPLLFLNLLMYAIALGFASWCTNRYINGQTSHPSFGGNGATGFFLTFAILACVVGLVSKFVGGAHIRAWRGDSLAAAGSASLVAWAITALAFGFACKEINVGGYRGWRLRAVEAFIIILTFTQLLYVLLLHAGMFSSKYGPGYRDTDYGVGAGTGEPVHKGGAVPVAGARV, from the exons ATGGCGCTGACGGTTGGGAGAAACATAGCAGCTCCATTGCTGTTTCTTAACCTGCTCATGTATGCTATTGCCCTGGGCTTTGCTAGTTGGTGCACTAATAGGTACATCAATGGCCAAACCAGCCACCCAA gCTTTGGAGGGAATGGAGCAACAGGATTCTTCCTGACCTTTGCAATATTAGCTTGTGTTGTTGGCTTGGTATCCAAATTCGTTGGTGGCGCCCACATCAGGGCATGGAGGGGTGATAGTCTAGCTGCAGCAGGATCAGCTTCGCTGGTTGCCTGGGCCATCACTGCCCTAGCCTTTGG GTTTGCGTGCAAGGAGATAAACGTAGGAGGCTACAGAGGTTGGAGGCTGCGGGCAGTAGAGGCATTTATAATCATTTTGACATTTACCCAGCTTCTGTACGTCTTGTTGCTTCACGCCGGGATGTTTAGCAGCAAGTATGGACCAGGATACCGTGACACTGACTATGGCGTCGGTGCCGGTACTGGTGAACCTGTACACAAGGGCGGTGCTGTTCCTGTAGCTGGCGCTAGGGTTTAA
- the LOC133696831 gene encoding uncharacterized protein LOC133696831, whose amino-acid sequence MAGFYTQLKAILTLAQAKMAGFFDVQGDGKFKRYLVTYEKEKPWFHGLSKGEKASAKKEARENIKKARKDRLDPEKSSTTTLDLLMQNLEKEKSNSESDGVEVEINPMMSGLENDDQSVTYEELRQRLRRKIEELRGDRNCGSSEKAKWRKEKRGIEQKKRKRESGSGEKNHVTSTSLERVEKDAEEATKELKFSHVKMGTEEEHGKKKKRKISKLKELEKAKELEEAKKDPEKGGVISKKHSWKAATSRAAGIKVHDDPKLLKQSLNS is encoded by the exons ATGGCAGGCTTCTACACTCAACTCAAAGCAATTTTGACATTAGCCCAGGCTAAAATGGCTGGTTTTTTCGACGTTCAAGGTGATGGaaaattcaa AAGATATTTAGTAACTTATGAGAAAGAGAAGCCATGGTTTCACGGCCTTAGCAAGGGTGAAAAAGCTTCAGCAAAGAAGGAAGCAAGGGAAAACATCAAGAAAGCAAGGAAAGATCGGCTTGACCCTGAGAAGTCTTCTACAACAACCCTTGATTTGTTAATGCAAAATTtggagaaagaaaaatcaaacagtGAGAGTGATGGTGTTGAAGTGGAGATCAATCCAATGATGTCTGGTTTAGAGAACGATGACCAATCAGTCACGTATGAAGAACTCCGGCAACGGCTTCGTCGTAAAATTGAAGAGCTCCGAGGAGATAGAAATTGCGGAAGTTCAGAAAAAGCTAAATGGAGGAAGGAGAAGAGAGGGATTGAGCAAAAGAAACGGAAGAGGGAATCTGGGTCTGGAGAAAAGAATCATGTCACGAGTACTTCATTGGAAAGGGTGGAGAAGGATGCAGAAGAAGCTACAAAGGAGCTCAAGTTTAGTCATGTTAAAATGGGCACTGAAGAAGAGcatgggaagaagaagaagaggaagatttCAAAGTTAAAGGAGCTTGAAAAGGCAAAAGAATTGGAAGAAGCAAAGAAAGATCCAGAGAAAGGGGGTGTTATCTCAAAGAAGCATTCATGGAAAGCAGCTACAAGTAGAGCTGCTGGAATTAAAGTTCATGATGATCCAAAGCTTCTGAAACAGAGCTTAAACAGCTAA
- the LOC133697932 gene encoding uncharacterized protein LOC133697932, with translation MGKEKKILAGESGPDVDLKSLIHQSSLFFDKLIELIPAKFYLPTDEKEKPWFHGLSKGAKASAKKEARENIKKARKDRLDPEKSSTTTLDLLMQNLEKEKSNSESDGVEVEINPMMSGLENDDQSVTYEELRQRLRRKIEELRGDRNCGSSQKAKWRKEKRGIEQKKRKRESGSGEKNHVTSTSLERVEKDAEEATKELKFSHVKMGTEEEHGKKKKRKISKLKELEKAKELEEAKKDPEKGGVISKKHSWKAATSRAAGIKVHDDPKLLKQSLKKGEKRHQKNAEKWKERIETQHKMKAEKQQKRSKNIAGRIEQKKMRRIEKREKKLMRPGFEGPKQGYINEGST, from the coding sequence ATggggaaggaaaagaaaattcttGCCGGTGAATCAGGTCCTGATGTTGATCTTAAGTCTCTCATTCATCAAAGTTCATTGTTTTTTGACAAGTTGATTGAACTCATCCCTGCTAAGTTCTATCTACCGACTGATGAGAAAGAGAAGCCATGGTTTCACGGCCTTAGTAAGGGTGCTAAAGCTTCAGCAAAGAAGGAAGCAAGGGAAAACATCAAGAAAGCAAGGAAAGATCGGCTTGACCCTGAGAAGTCTTCTACAACAACCCTTGATTTGTTAATGCAAAATCtggagaaagaaaaatcaaacagtGAGAGTGATGGTGTTGAAGTGGAGATCAATCCAATGATGTCTGGTTTAGAAAACGATGACCAATCAGTCACGTATGAAGAACTCCGGCAACGGCTTCGTCGTAAAATTGAAGAGCTCCGAGGAGATAGAAATTGTGGAAGTTCACAAAAAGCTAAATGGAGGAAGGAGAAGAGAGGGATTGAGCAAAAGAAACGGAAGAGGGAATCTGGATCTGGAGAAAAGAATCATGTCACGAGTACTTCATTGGAAAGGGTGGAGAAGGATGCAGAAGAAGCTACAAAGGAGCTCAAGTTTAGTCATGTTAAAATGGGCACTGAAGAAGAGcatgggaagaagaagaagaggaagatttCAAAGTTAAAGGAGCTTGAAAAGGCAAAAGAATTGGAAGAAGCAAAGAAAGATCCAGAGAAAGGGGGTGTTATCTCAAAGAAGCATTCATGGAAAGCAGCTACAAGTAGAGCTGCTGGAATTAAAGTTCATGATGATCCAAAGCTTCTGAAACAGAGCTTAAAGAAGGGTGAGAAGAGGCATCAAAAGAATGCTGAGAAGTGGAAGGAAAGGATTGAAACCCAGCATAAAATGAAAGCAGAAAAACAGCAAAAGAGATCAAAGAATATAGCTGGCAGAATTGAGCAGAAGAAGATGCGGAGGattgagaagagagagaaaaagctCATGCGGCCAGGATTTGAAGGTCCTAAACAAGGTTATATCAATGAAGGTTCAACTTGA